Proteins encoded within one genomic window of Drosophila willistoni isolate 14030-0811.24 chromosome XL unlocalized genomic scaffold, UCI_dwil_1.1 Seg141, whole genome shotgun sequence:
- the LOC6638050 gene encoding extensin, whose translation MLLRFTLLTTLCFCAAQAVLSGKDLKRREAGFDTYGPPPRPAPQYGPPPQQQQQHIPHREYGVPQQIPFREYGPPALKYGPPKLNFLGGGGGGGGSSSSSLHEQIKTHFGVPKPFYGPPHIQHKPAPQYGPPPPKPQYGPPPPQYGPPPPQPAPQYGPPPQPAPQYGPPPPLKLQHRPAPQYGPPKPQYGPPPPPPQPLPLPHSAPLFKPAHQPATSYGPPASGPLNLPPKPLYDAPPPNYGPPPLPISLPGPQPATFNRVPETTIILSGHGPSGPGPLIGGPGHGPVKQVQIQIDASGHTHSVSGSQAPFHTACDGWKPIPAPVGAYVEQNHIETQGGYSNVAQAQAQGYSGSGGSIVDGLTDEQLVAVALQGGAGADNVHVLTGGGSGPGPSGPSLDAHINSIESEALQVSLGSIDDSYTKPPSDSYAPGSVHAQKYQTIGHSLPPPPPSGNYGPPPPPSGNYGPPPPPSGNYGPPPPQPIGKYGPPPSGNYGPPPPQFAALTGGSPNGQYGPPPSGNPQSIVQHGGVQPNKPVAYRPPVPVGLIESIGATVQHLDQFGVKPPQQAPTYIPPAAHEIALSGPPAPPVPAPQALYQPPPPVSQGPQVILQQQLPQPQPGPAFIHHAKPQQFGPPPPPPPQPQPQYLPPPPPPQSAIARPTQQYLPPPQAVFFQQQQQQQQQQHHHSENSYSASQYNQQFVHSQGLPLSQQAPRFNQLPQQLPQQPLVVHDCGHGPNLVSSNGYQVEQQQQQQQQHFGSISAASSGAYNAISQSIPVAEQHTQFLADSYGPPASGNDIDFDHTGYASQKNAVAALPDGTDPQQLPGLDGLNVISAQKSQSIQLGDGAAAPSQNFQVQFGGSLNNPQNGAATAHGDQSANHEEILSQGLLQSILTAIEQQPQQQPGQSLPQNHKAQSRSDDEHEEHDDQVDSLDDEDEHDHANSASNRVEVRVLPPSDAQEEETPAEVKEIEPIVAADVGEEENAKH comes from the exons ATGCTGTTACGTTTCACATTATTGACAACACTTTGCTTTTGTGCCGCTCAAGCGGTGCTTAGTGGCAAAGATTTAAAACGACGCGAAGCGGGTTTCGATACCTATGGACCCCCACCACGACCAGCCCCACAATATGGACCGCcaccacagcagcagcaacagcatatACCCCATCGTGAATATGGTGTGCCACAGCAGATTCCATTCCGGGAATACGGTCCACCCGCACTGAAGTACGGACCACCAAAGCTTAACTTTTTGGgaggtggcggcggcggcggtggttCCAGTTCCTCGTCGTTGCATGAACAAATCAAGACACACTTCGGTGTGCCAAAGCCATTCTATGGACCTCCTCATATTCAGCATAAGCCTGCTCCTCAGTATGGACCACCACCACCGAAACCACAGTACggaccaccaccaccacagtATGGACCACCACCTCCACAGCCAGCTCCACAGTATGGACCGCCACCACAGCCAGCTCCCCAGTATGGACCACCACCGCCATTGAAGTTGCAACATCGTCCAGCTCCTCAGTACGGACCACCAAAACCACAGTACgggccaccaccaccaccaccgcaaCCACTGCCGTTGCCCCATTCCGCCCCATTGTTCAAGCCAGCTCATCAACCGGCTACATCCTATGGACCACCCGCTTCGGGACCCCTTAATTTGCCACCTAAGCCATTGTACGATGCACCACCACCCAATTATGGACCACCACCACTGCCAATCAGTTTGCCTGGACCACAACCGGCTACCTTTAACCGTGTGCCCGAGACCACCATTATTCTGAGTGGCCACGGACCCAGCGGTCCTGGACCCCTTATCGGAGGACCTGGTCACGGCCCCGTCAAGCAAGTTCAAATCCAAATTGATGCCTCTGGCCACACCCACAGTGTGAGTGGGTCACAGGCGCCCTTCCACACGGCGTGTGACGGCTGGAAACCCATTCCGGCTCCAGTTGGCGCCTACGTTGAACAAAACCACATTGAGACGCAGGGTGGCTACAGCAACGTGGCTCAGGCCCAGGCTCAGGGGTACAGTGGGTCAGGTGGCAGCATTGTCGATGGCCTCACCGACGAACAATTGGTTGCAGTGGCTCTACAGGGCGGAGCTGGTGCTGATAATGTGCATGTTCTAACTGGTGGTGGATCTGGACCTGGACCATCTGGCCCATCTCTCGATGCACACATTAACTCCATTGAATCGGAAGCGCTTCAG GTTTCTCTTGGGTCAATTGATGACTCCTATACCAAGCCACCGTCAGATTCTTATGCTCCCGGCTCGGTGCACGCTCAAAAGTACCAGACTATCGGACACTCTttgccaccgccaccacccAGTGGTAACTATggaccaccaccaccacccagCGGCAACTATGGACCACCACCACCCCCCAGTGGCAACTATggaccaccaccaccacaaccCATTGGCAAATATGGCCCACCACCCAGTGGTAACTATGGACCACCACCACCGCAATTTGCTGCCCTCACAGGAGGCAGTCCCAATGGTCAATACGGTCCACCACCATCAGGTAACCCACAGTCAATTGTGCAACACGGAGGCGTGCAGCCAAACAAACCTGTAGCCTACCGTCCCCCGGTACCTGTTGGCCTGATTGAGTCCATCGGAGCCACTGTCCAGCACTTGGATCAGTTCGGAGTTAAGCCACCACAGCAAGCACCCACTTACATACCGCCAGCTGCCCATGAGATTGCTCTAAGTGGACCACCTGCACCACCGGTGCCAGCTCCACAGGCTTTGTATCAGCCACCACCGCCAGTATCGCAAGGTCCTCAGGTAATTCTGCAGCAGCAATTGCCACAACCTCAGCCAGGACCAGCTTTCATTCACCATGCGAAGCCACAGCAGTTCGGACCacccccaccaccaccaccacaaccaCAGCCTCAATACTTgcctccaccaccaccaccacaatCTGCGATAGCACGTCCCACTCAGCAGTACTTGCCACCCCCTCAGGCAGTCTTcttccagcagcagcagcagcaacagcagcagcagcatcatcactCGGAGAATAGCTACAGTGCCTCCCAGTACAACCAACAGTTTGTCCACTCTCAGGGTCTGCCTTTGTCCCAGCAAGCTCCACGATTCAATCAGTTGCCACAGCAGTTACCCCAACAACCGTTGGTGGTGCACGATTGCGGACATGGACCCAATCTAGTGAGCAGCAATGGCTATCAagtggagcagcagcagcagcagcagcaacagcatttCGGCAGCATATCAGCTGCTTCCTCTGGTGCTTACAATGCCATCTCGCAGAGCATTCCCGTGGCCGAGCAGCATACACAATTCTTAGCTGATAGCTATGGACCACCCGCCTCTGGTAATGACATCGATTTCGACCACACCGGCTATGCCTCTCAGAAGAATGCAGTCGCTGCCTTGCCCGATGGCACGGATCCTCAGCAATTGCCCGGTCTCGATGGCCTCAATGTGATCTCGGCCCAGAAATCTCAGAGCATACAGTTGGGCGATGGCGCTGCCGCTCCATCCCAGAACTTCCAAGTACAGTTTGGTGGCTCATTGAATAATCCACAAAATGGAGCAGCCACAGCGCACGGTGATCAGTCGGCCAATCACGAGGAGATTCTCTCACAGGGTCTTCTCCAGTCCATTTTGACGGCCATTGagcagcagccacagcaaCAGCCGGGCCAGTCCCTTCCTCAGAACCACAAGGCCCAAAGCCGTTCCGATGATGAGCACGAAGAGCATGATGACCAGGTGGATTCCCTGGATGATGAAGATGAGCATGATCATGCGAACAGTGCCTCGAATCGCGTGGAGGTGCGTGTCCTGCCACCGAGCGACGCCCAGGAGGAGGAGACCCCTGCGGAGGTCAAGGAAATCGAGCCAATTGTGGCCGCCGATGTCGGGGAGGAGGAGAATGCCAAGCATTAG